The following proteins are encoded in a genomic region of Paenibacillus sp. FSL H3-0469:
- the lipA gene encoding lipoyl synthase, with protein sequence MTNRTAKQPKPDWIKIKLTTGEEYQEIKGMMRSKTLHTVCEEARCPNIYECWANRTATFMILGDICTRACRFCAVNTGLPTELDLLEPERVAEAAEGMQLKHCVVTSVARDDLKDGGAAIFAETVSAIRKRLPLCSIEVLIPDFLGDRESLETVMNSRPDILNHNIETVERMSDRVRARAKYRRSLELLRRAKEMKPEIPTKSSIMLGVGEQWDEILQAMDDLRAVDCDILTLGQYLQPSPKHLNVEKYYPPEEFAVLKEEGLKRGFSHVEAGPLVRSSYRAHEQVKSAAVAREARSVSQA encoded by the coding sequence TTGACTAATCGAACAGCCAAACAGCCCAAGCCAGACTGGATCAAAATCAAGTTAACCACCGGTGAGGAATATCAGGAAATCAAGGGTATGATGCGCTCTAAGACGTTACATACCGTATGCGAGGAAGCACGCTGCCCGAATATTTATGAATGCTGGGCTAACCGTACGGCAACCTTCATGATTCTGGGGGATATCTGTACACGCGCTTGCCGCTTCTGTGCGGTGAATACAGGCCTGCCGACCGAGCTGGATCTGCTGGAGCCGGAACGTGTGGCAGAGGCTGCTGAAGGCATGCAGCTTAAGCATTGTGTGGTTACAAGCGTCGCCCGCGATGATCTGAAGGATGGGGGGGCGGCGATTTTTGCCGAGACTGTGTCTGCGATCCGTAAGCGCCTTCCTCTATGCAGCATTGAAGTGCTGATTCCTGATTTCCTGGGGGACCGCGAGAGCCTGGAGACCGTGATGAACAGCCGTCCGGATATCCTGAACCACAATATTGAGACTGTGGAACGGATGTCAGACCGTGTCCGGGCCCGGGCCAAATACCGCCGTTCCCTAGAGCTGCTGCGCCGGGCCAAGGAGATGAAGCCGGAGATTCCGACCAAATCGAGTATTATGCTTGGCGTCGGTGAGCAGTGGGATGAGATTCTGCAGGCGATGGATGACCTTAGAGCCGTAGATTGTGATATATTGACATTAGGACAATATCTTCAGCCTTCGCCGAAGCATCTGAATGTGGAGAAATACTATCCGCCCGAGGAGTTTGCGGTGCTGAAGGAAGAGGGCCTGAAGCGCGGCTTCAGCCATGTGGAGGCCGGCCCGCTGGTGCGCAGCTCTTACCGTGCCCATGAGCAGGTGAAGTCTGCTGCGGTGGCCCGTGAGGCGCGTTCTGTTTCGCAGGCATAG
- a CDS encoding M23 family metallopeptidase, producing the protein MLALLKSPYTRRTLMCMSAAALLWSGSPAESAQAARYYQIPELSSGSPAPAPADSKETAAADRKQLFEQMGAATGIPWYRFAAIDQYERSIARKSKKTAAAENPSAAAKPRLTGIIIPAPVWSGPLNPDQDDKQPDSIRFFGGFGLDGSGDGIADPESDADVLYSMARHLLKYGDSATDFNIGIWEYYHNGRAAQRVSQFAKLYEHFGRLDLSGSAFPLPIGTNYAYRSTWGTGRSWGGARIHEGTDLFAPHGLTVRSTCFGIVETKGWNRYGGWRIGIRDIENRYHYYAHLMGYEKSLLRGDIVTPGQTIGWVGSSGYGSPGTQGKFPPHLHYGIYRDRGITEWAFDPYPLLKQWENQEFRQLRQNKKKK; encoded by the coding sequence ATGCTGGCCTTATTAAAGAGCCCCTACACCCGCAGAACCTTAATGTGCATGTCTGCCGCCGCCCTGCTCTGGAGCGGCAGTCCTGCCGAAAGTGCCCAAGCTGCCCGTTATTATCAAATTCCCGAACTGAGCTCAGGCAGTCCTGCTCCTGCTCCCGCAGACAGCAAAGAGACTGCCGCCGCTGACCGCAAGCAGCTCTTTGAGCAGATGGGCGCAGCAACCGGCATTCCCTGGTACCGCTTCGCTGCCATCGACCAGTACGAACGGTCCATTGCCAGGAAGAGCAAAAAAACAGCCGCCGCAGAAAACCCTTCTGCAGCGGCTAAGCCACGGCTTACCGGAATTATAATTCCGGCGCCCGTATGGTCCGGTCCGCTGAACCCGGATCAGGACGACAAGCAGCCGGATTCGATCCGCTTCTTCGGCGGCTTCGGGCTGGATGGCTCGGGGGACGGCATCGCCGATCCCGAGAGCGATGCCGACGTGCTCTACAGCATGGCCCGCCACTTGCTAAAATACGGGGATTCCGCTACGGACTTCAATATCGGGATCTGGGAGTACTACCACAACGGGCGGGCCGCACAGCGCGTCTCCCAGTTCGCCAAGCTATATGAGCATTTTGGACGGCTGGACTTGTCCGGCAGTGCATTTCCGCTGCCGATAGGGACCAATTATGCCTACCGCAGCACCTGGGGAACCGGCCGGAGCTGGGGTGGCGCGCGCATTCACGAAGGCACGGATCTGTTCGCCCCGCATGGCTTGACGGTGCGCAGCACCTGCTTCGGCATCGTTGAGACCAAGGGCTGGAACCGCTACGGCGGATGGCGCATTGGTATCCGCGATATTGAGAACCGCTACCATTATTATGCCCACCTGATGGGGTATGAGAAGTCCCTGCTGCGGGGGGATATTGTCACTCCGGGACAGACCATCGGCTGGGTCGGCAGTTCCGGCTACGGCAGCCCGGGCACACAGGGCAAGTTCCCGCCCCACCTGCATTATGGCATCTACCGTGACCGCGGCATTACGGAATGGGCCTTCGATCCTTACCCGCTGCTCAAGCAATGGGAGAACCAGGAATTCCGGCAGCTGCGGCAAAACAAAAAGAAGAAATAA
- a CDS encoding alpha amylase N-terminal ig-like domain-containing protein, with amino-acid sequence MLNRLFVYHTAEDPFAFPAGPRLLKLRLFVQSGQSLSCTVVHADRYDSPGHELPQEMERVGCAGAYDIHEALVPAGTGKCRYLFHIGNPAGEYMWYGERGSSENREQAGAFQYAYIHRPHAIALPAWSSDAVVYQIYPESYHQGTLQGITDKLTYLQELGVTAIYMTPIFESPSGHKYNTSDYYKVDPGFGTLEDLKTLVGTAHRLGMKVLLDAVFNHSGDTFFAFRDVLEHGEASRYKDWFFIHSFPVSTTPAPGYETFAKAETSMPKLNMDHPEVADYMMNVARYWVREAGIDGWRLDVANEVTPAFWTRLRRELKAEFPDLLLIGEIMHASGPWLRGDQFDGGMNYLLRDAVLEFFAAQTAGPARFMEQLLHQEALYNDQANSAMFQLLGSHDTLRFLTACKEGGRGWDREATAMSRMRLAVFFQMTYIGLPMIYYGDEVGMEGATDPHCRRPMLWEEQEQHTGLLDWYKRLISLRTEHEVLRRGAFRPWFTDETRGILGYVRRSGQDRMGLIINNSPNRYHLELPAYRSDTKVLTELLSGLTIRSSSKLLVEIEPFGCLMLH; translated from the coding sequence ATGCTTAACCGGTTATTCGTATATCACACAGCGGAGGACCCCTTCGCCTTCCCGGCAGGCCCCCGCCTGCTTAAACTCAGACTATTCGTGCAGAGCGGACAGTCCCTGTCCTGTACGGTTGTCCACGCTGACCGTTACGATTCACCCGGTCATGAGCTTCCGCAGGAGATGGAGCGGGTCGGCTGTGCCGGAGCGTATGACATACATGAAGCCCTGGTTCCGGCCGGGACTGGCAAATGCCGGTATCTGTTCCACATCGGGAATCCGGCAGGCGAATACATGTGGTACGGGGAGCGGGGAAGCTCAGAGAACAGAGAGCAGGCGGGTGCCTTTCAGTATGCCTATATTCACCGCCCGCACGCCATCGCGCTGCCTGCCTGGAGTTCAGATGCTGTAGTCTACCAGATTTATCCCGAGAGCTACCATCAGGGGACGCTTCAAGGCATTACTGACAAGCTTACATACTTGCAGGAGCTTGGCGTAACTGCTATTTATATGACGCCTATCTTTGAATCGCCTTCCGGGCATAAGTACAATACTTCCGATTACTATAAGGTAGACCCCGGATTCGGGACGCTTGAGGATCTGAAGACGCTGGTCGGGACTGCACACCGGCTGGGGATGAAGGTTCTGCTGGATGCGGTCTTTAACCATTCCGGCGATACCTTTTTTGCCTTCCGGGATGTCCTGGAGCATGGAGAAGCCTCGCGCTACAAGGACTGGTTCTTCATCCATTCCTTCCCGGTCAGTACTACGCCGGCTCCCGGCTATGAGACCTTCGCCAAGGCGGAGACGAGTATGCCTAAGCTGAATATGGATCATCCCGAGGTAGCGGATTATATGATGAACGTAGCCAGGTATTGGGTGCGGGAAGCGGGGATCGACGGCTGGAGGCTGGATGTGGCCAACGAGGTGACTCCGGCCTTCTGGACAAGACTGCGGCGGGAGCTGAAGGCGGAATTCCCGGACCTGCTGCTGATCGGCGAGATTATGCATGCTTCCGGGCCTTGGCTGCGGGGAGACCAGTTCGACGGCGGCATGAATTACCTGCTGCGGGATGCGGTGCTGGAGTTTTTTGCGGCACAGACCGCTGGCCCCGCCCGGTTCATGGAGCAACTGCTGCATCAGGAGGCCTTGTACAATGATCAGGCCAACTCGGCGATGTTCCAGCTGCTGGGCAGCCACGATACACTGCGTTTCCTGACCGCCTGCAAGGAGGGGGGCCGGGGTTGGGACCGGGAAGCTACGGCGATGAGCCGGATGCGGCTGGCTGTCTTTTTTCAGATGACCTATATAGGCCTGCCGATGATATATTACGGGGATGAGGTTGGAATGGAAGGCGCTACAGACCCGCATTGCCGGCGGCCGATGCTCTGGGAGGAGCAGGAACAGCATACCGGACTGCTGGACTGGTACAAGCGGCTGATCTCGCTGAGAACAGAGCATGAGGTGCTGCGCCGGGGGGCCTTCCGCCCCTGGTTCACAGATGAGACGCGGGGTATCCTTGGGTATGTCCGGCGCAGCGGGCAGGATCGGATGGGGCTAATTATCAATAACTCCCCCAACCGCTACCATCTGGAGCTGCCTGCCTACCGTTCGGACACCAAAGTGCTGACCGAGCTGTTAAGCGGACTGACCATCCGCAGCTCAAGCAAGCTTCTTGTGGAGATCGAGCCGTTTGGCTGTCTGATGCTGCACTAA